One genomic region from Deinococcus apachensis DSM 19763 encodes:
- the hpaI gene encoding 4-hydroxy-2-oxoheptanedioate aldolase gives MADNSFKAALTRGDRLYGFWLALADAYSAELCAGAGFDWLVIDGEHAPNDVRSMLRQLQAVAPYPAAPVVRPPVGDPVLIKQLLDIGARNLLIPMVESAAQAREMVAATRYPPQGIRGVASALVRASSFSRDADYLRHANEGVCLLLQVETAGALGELDDIARVDGVDGVFVGPADLAASMGHLGNPGHPDVQAAIRDAAARLRAAGKAAGILATDEAVAQTYLEWGYTFVAVGVDVLLLARMTSELATRFRG, from the coding sequence ATGGCTGACAATAGCTTCAAAGCGGCCCTGACCCGTGGCGACCGTCTCTACGGCTTCTGGCTGGCCCTGGCGGACGCCTACAGCGCCGAGCTCTGTGCCGGGGCGGGGTTCGACTGGCTGGTGATCGATGGCGAGCATGCTCCCAACGACGTGCGGAGCATGCTGAGGCAGCTTCAGGCGGTCGCGCCTTATCCTGCCGCGCCCGTGGTCCGACCCCCTGTCGGTGATCCCGTCCTGATCAAGCAACTCCTCGACATTGGGGCCAGGAACCTCCTCATCCCGATGGTCGAGTCGGCGGCCCAGGCGCGGGAGATGGTCGCGGCCACCCGCTATCCGCCGCAGGGCATACGCGGCGTGGCGAGCGCCCTGGTGCGGGCGAGCAGCTTCTCGCGCGACGCGGATTATCTGCGGCACGCGAATGAGGGCGTCTGCCTGCTGCTCCAGGTGGAGACAGCCGGGGCCCTCGGGGAGTTGGACGACATCGCCCGGGTGGACGGCGTGGACGGCGTGTTCGTCGGCCCCGCCGACCTTGCCGCGAGCATGGGGCACCTGGGGAATCCCGGGCACCCGGACGTGCAGGCGGCGATCCGGGACGCGGCGGCGCGGCTTCGCGCCGCGGGCAAGGCGGCGGGCATCCTGGCGACTGACGAGGCGGTGGCCCAGACCTACCTGGAATGGGGCTACACCTTCGTCGCGGTGGGCGTGGACGTGCTGCTGCTGGCCCGTATGACGAGCGAACTGGCGACGCGGTTCAGGGGGTAG